A single region of the Phycisphaerae bacterium genome encodes:
- a CDS encoding prepilin-type N-terminal cleavage/methylation domain-containing protein — MPMRMHERQRRVFTLIELLVVVAIIAVLVSLLLPALAAVRERAKRLTCTANLRTIHSGFSLYARDHADFLPDMYVDGQHDPNLNNYICFLWPYVYADRPFAPGDPNFYERITGSAFRCPTNPAYRTTQAGFASFAANEHLTFMSLDRIANPSRKLLCADGGSDTYDEVYWGNVIFLYIPTAGRVINITYRHNNDANAACVDGHVSEVPIADAYALHGSRVFADD; from the coding sequence ATGCCCATGCGGATGCACGAGCGCCAACGTCGGGTTTTCACGCTGATCGAACTGCTGGTGGTGGTGGCGATCATCGCGGTGCTGGTCTCGCTGCTGCTACCGGCGCTGGCGGCGGTCAGGGAGCGGGCCAAGCGGCTGACCTGCACGGCCAATCTGCGGACGATCCACAGCGGCTTTAGCCTCTACGCCCGCGACCATGCCGATTTTCTGCCCGACATGTACGTGGACGGCCAGCACGACCCGAATCTCAACAACTACATCTGTTTCCTCTGGCCGTACGTCTACGCCGACCGTCCGTTCGCGCCCGGCGATCCCAACTTTTACGAGCGAATCACCGGCAGCGCATTCCGCTGCCCGACCAATCCGGCGTACCGCACCACGCAGGCGGGTTTCGCCAGTTTCGCCGCCAACGAGCACCTGACCTTCATGAGCCTCGACCGGATCGCCAATCCGAGCCGCAAGCTGCTCTGCGCGGACGGCGGAAGCGACACCTATGACGAGGTCTACTGGGGCAACGTGATCTTCCTGTACATCCCGACGGCTGGGCGGGTGATCAATATCACGTATCGGCACAACAACGATGCCAACGCGGCCTGCGTCGACGGGCACGTTTCGGAGGTGCCCATCGCCGATGCCTACGCTTTGCACGGTTCGAGAGTCTTCGCTGACGACTGA